A single window of Oncorhynchus clarkii lewisi isolate Uvic-CL-2024 chromosome 10, UVic_Ocla_1.0, whole genome shotgun sequence DNA harbors:
- the LOC139417933 gene encoding heart- and neural crest derivatives-expressed protein 1-like: MNLIGSYQHHHLMHETFPFVQRCHQDNPYFQSWVVNHSEVPPDFQIQSPYSTEFGAQGPAHESQLDAPSARTGKRRASGPKKERRRTESINTAFAELRECIPNVPADTKLSKIKTLRLATSYIAYLMDVLAKDTGETEGFNAEIKKYDNRDLKRKRETNEDLQESLGNEKKFKGRTGWPQQVWALELNQ, encoded by the exons ATGAACCTTATTGGGAGCTACCAGCATCATCATCTGATGCACGAGACCTTTCCATTCGTGCAGAGGTGTCATCAAGATAACCCGTACTTCCAAAGCTGGGTGGTGAACCACAGCGAAGTCCCTCCTGATTTCCAGATCCAGTCTCCGTACTCCACGGAGTTTGGGGCTCAGGGTCCGGCTCACGAAAGCCAGCTGGACGCTCCCTCAGCGCGCACTGGGAAGAGGAGAGCCTCCGGGCCGAAGAAGGAGCGGAGGAGGACGGAGAGCATCAACACTGCGTTCGCCGAACTGAGAGAATGTATACCAAACGTACCGGCAGACACGAAACTGTCCAAAATTAAAACATTACGACTAGCAACAAGTTATATTGCCTACCTAATGGACGTGCTGGCTAAAGACACTGGAGAGACCGAGGGATTCAATGCCGAAATCAAGAAATATGATAACAGAGATTTGAAACGGAAACGGGAAACG AACGAGGACCTGCAAGAGTCATTAGGAAACGAGAAAAAGTTCAAAGGGCGGACAGGTTGGCCTCAgcaagtctgggctttggaatTGAACCAGTGA
- the LOC139417935 gene encoding gametogenetin-binding protein 2-like isoform X2, with the protein MARLVAVCRDGEEDFPFLARQIPLYIDDTLTMVMEFTDSVMNLDTHQINSAQMKQFVEHHSMLKQQDLNIAMMVTSREVFSALSQLVPCVGCRRSVERLFSQLVESGNPALEPLTVKPTGVLSVTKTCMADAKTLYTLFYIHGSKLNDMINAIPKSKKNKRCQLHSLETHKPKPLGGSWMDVWELMSQECRDEVVLIDSTCLLETLETYLRKHRFCTDCKNKVLRAYNILIGELDCAKEKGYCAALYEGLRCCPQEHHVHVCCETDFMAHLLGRAEPEFSGGYERRERHAKTIDIAQEEVLTCLGIHLYERLHRIWQKLRAEEQTWQMLFCLGIDALRKSFETAVEKVQGFSRLEQLCEELSEEERAKELKQEKKRQKKKNRRKNKCGFDMSEQEAEGKNLAEGSLESVENGGCKACGSREEEEEGHVSCVEVVVTSNESTTSCSCPDSTVPILGSPKVKKGLSPHSNGSDCGYSSSMEGSEPGSQEGCDVACAEGICNHHEAGDYLCGHQCAEDKEEDCMDSCVECWASSEENTKGKKKNKRRKNNGLLSYHQGPNAEVCVMEENRKGQSTAATSPVCRTKETCAQLCLDIFSSIPPQLPRAEHRKNISHYLEETSAKSLMELLDDSEVTSDEENCLTQDEIQSFVDNNKSFYNNRDQYRQRLKDKFTKYCHGGADWFAAATTSVN; encoded by the exons ATGGCGCGCCTCGTTGCTGTTTGCAGGGACGGGGAAGAGGACTTCCCTTTCCTCGCAAGACAGATTCCCTTATACATCGATGACACTCTCACG ATGGTGATGGAGTTTACTGACAGTGTCATGAACCTTGACACTCACCAAATCAACAGCGCTCAGATGAAGCAGTTTGTCGAG CATCACAGCATGCTGAAGCAGCAGGACCTGAACATCGCCATGATGGTAACTTCCAGGGAGGTGTTCAGCGCCCTCTCCCAGCTGGTGCCGTGTGTGGGCTGCAGGCGGAGCGTGGAGCGCCTCTTTTCCCAGCTGGTGGAGTCCGGGAACCCGGCACTGGAGCCCCTCACTGTGAAGCCCACCGGCGTTCTGTCTGTCACCAAGACCTGCATGGCCGACGCAAAGACTCTCTACACCCTCTTTTACATCCACGG gTCAAAGTTAAATGACATGATCAATGCCATTCCAAAAAGCAAAAAGAATAAACGCTGCCAGTTGCACTCCTTAGAAACACACAAACCAAAGCCTTTGGG GGGAAGCTGGATGGATGTGTGGGAGCTCATGTCTCAGGAGTGCAGGGACGAAGTCGTCCTGATCGACAGCACCTGCCTCCTGGAGACCCTGGAAACATACTTGCGCAAGCACAG GTTCTGTACTGACTGCAAGAACAAGGTACTGAGAGCATACAACATCCTTATAGGGGAGCTAGACTGCGCTAAAGAGAAGGGCTACTGCGCTGCCTTGTACGAGGGACTCCGCTGCTGTCCCCAAGAGCACCACGTCCACGTCTGCTGTGAGACTGACTTTATGGCACATCTACTGGGCCGGGCTGAGCCGGAGTTCTCCGGAGGTTACGA ACGCAGAGAACGACACGCCAAGACCATTGACATTGCACAAGAAGAGGTGCTCACCTGCCTGGGCATCCACCTGTACGAGCGACTGCACAGAATCTGGCAGAAACTGAGGGCAGAGGAGCAGACCTGGCAGATGCTCTTCTGCCTCGGCATTGACGCTTTGCGCAAAAGCTTTGAG ACGGCGGTGGAGAAGGTGCAGGGCTTCAGTCGTCTGGAGCAGCTGTGTGAGGAGCTGTCGGAGGAGGAGAGGGCCAAGGAGCTGAAgcaggagaagaagagacagaagaagaagaacagaCGCAAAAACAAGTGTGGCTTCGACATGTCTGAGCAGGAGGCCGAGGGCAAGAACCTGGCTGAG GGTTCATTAGAGTCTGTGGAGAACGGTGGCTGCAAGGCCTGTGGAAgccgagaggaggaggaggaggggcatgTCAGCTGTGTGGAGGTGGTCGTCACCAGCAACGAGAGCACTACTTCCTGCAGCTGCCCAGACAGCACCGTGCCCATCCTGGGCTCTCCTAAAGTCAAGAAAG GTCTTTCGCCTCACAGTAATGGGAGTGACTGTGGTTACTCGTCTAGCATGGAAGGCAGCGAGCCTGGCTCACAGGAAGGATGTGACGTCGCCTGCGCTGAGGGTATCTGCAACCACCACGAAGCAG GAGACTACTTGTGTGGTCATCAATGTGCTGAAGACAAGGAGGAGGACTGTATGGACAGCTGTGTGGAATGCTGGGCCAGCTCTGAAGAGAACACCAAGGGCAAGAAGAAGAATAAGAGAAGAAAGAACAATGGCTTGTTATCTTACCATCAG GGTCCAAATGCAGAGGTTTGTGTTATGGAAGAGAACAGGAAAGGGCAAAGCACCGCTGCAACGTCACCCGTGTGCAGAACCAAAGAGACGTGTGCCCAGTTGTGCCTCGACATCTTTTCTAGTATCCCACCGCAGTTACCACGTGCAGAACATCGAAAGAACATCAGCCATTATCTGGAGGAGACCAGTGCCAAGAGTCTCATGGAACTGCTG GACGACTCTGAAGTGACTTCCGATGAAGAGAACTGCCTCACGCAGGACGAGATCCAGTCGTTTGTGGACAACAACAAGTCCTTCTACAACAACCGTGACCAGTACCGACAGCGCCTGAAAGATAAATTCACCAAGTACTGCCACGGAGGTGCAGATTGGtttgctgctgccaccaccagcgTCAATTAA
- the LOC139417934 gene encoding histone deacetylase complex subunit SAP30L, whose product MNGFSTEEDSHDGPPAPPFYGQTCCLIEDGERCGRSAGNASFSKRIQKSISQKKLKLDIDKSVRHLYICDFHKNFIQSVRNKRKRKTSDDGGESPDHDVEVPEVDLFQLQVNTLRRYKRHYKLQTRPGLNKAQLAETVSRHFRNIPVNEKETLTYFIYMVKSTKSRLDQKSDGSKQLE is encoded by the exons ATGAACGGGTTCAGCACTGAAGAAGACAGTCACGACGGCCCCCCAGCGCCGCCGTTTTACGGTCAGACTTGTTGTTTGATTGAGGACGGTGAGCGCTGCGGACGATCAGCTGGAAACGCCTCCTTCAGCAAACGGATCCAAAAAAGCATATCGCAGAAAAAACTAAAACTGGACATCGACAAAAGC GTTCGACATCTCTACATATGCGACTTCCACAAAAACTTCATCCAGAGTGTTCGTaacaagaggaagaggaagacgagCGACGACGGAGGGGAGTCTCCGGACCATGACGTGGAAGTACCAGAG GTGGACCTGTTCCAGCTTCAGGTGAACACGCTGAGACGCTACAAGAGACACTACAAGCTGCAGACCAGACCTGGCTTAAACAAGGCCCAACTGGCTGAG ACTGTCAGTCGTCACTTCCGTAATATCCCGGTGAACGAGAAGGAGACTCTGACCTATTTTATTTATATGGTGAAGAGCACCAAAAGCCGACTGGACCAGAAGTCGGACGGTAGCAAACAGCTGGAGTAA
- the LOC139417935 gene encoding gametogenetin-binding protein 2-like isoform X1, with protein MARLVAVCRDGEEDFPFLARQIPLYIDDTLTMVMEFTDSVMNLDTHQINSAQMKQFVEHHSMLKQQDLNIAMMVTSREVFSALSQLVPCVGCRRSVERLFSQLVESGNPALEPLTVKPTGVLSVTKTCMADAKTLYTLFYIHGSKLNDMINAIPKSKKNKRCQLHSLETHKPKPLGGSWMDVWELMSQECRDEVVLIDSTCLLETLETYLRKHRFCTDCKNKVLRAYNILIGELDCAKEKGYCAALYEGLRCCPQEHHVHVCCETDFMAHLLGRAEPEFSGGYERRERHAKTIDIAQEEVLTCLGIHLYERLHRIWQKLRAEEQTWQMLFCLGIDALRKSFETAVEKVQGFSRLEQLCEELSEEERAKELKQEKKRQKKKNRRKNKCGFDMSEQEAEGKNLAEGSLESVENGGCKACGSREEEEEGHVSCVEVVVTSNESTTSCSCPDSTVPILGSPKVKKGNAVTTIQPSLKTRHLTLGLSPHSNGSDCGYSSSMEGSEPGSQEGCDVACAEGICNHHEAGDYLCGHQCAEDKEEDCMDSCVECWASSEENTKGKKKNKRRKNNGLLSYHQGPNAEVCVMEENRKGQSTAATSPVCRTKETCAQLCLDIFSSIPPQLPRAEHRKNISHYLEETSAKSLMELLDDSEVTSDEENCLTQDEIQSFVDNNKSFYNNRDQYRQRLKDKFTKYCHGGADWFAAATTSVN; from the exons ATGGCGCGCCTCGTTGCTGTTTGCAGGGACGGGGAAGAGGACTTCCCTTTCCTCGCAAGACAGATTCCCTTATACATCGATGACACTCTCACG ATGGTGATGGAGTTTACTGACAGTGTCATGAACCTTGACACTCACCAAATCAACAGCGCTCAGATGAAGCAGTTTGTCGAG CATCACAGCATGCTGAAGCAGCAGGACCTGAACATCGCCATGATGGTAACTTCCAGGGAGGTGTTCAGCGCCCTCTCCCAGCTGGTGCCGTGTGTGGGCTGCAGGCGGAGCGTGGAGCGCCTCTTTTCCCAGCTGGTGGAGTCCGGGAACCCGGCACTGGAGCCCCTCACTGTGAAGCCCACCGGCGTTCTGTCTGTCACCAAGACCTGCATGGCCGACGCAAAGACTCTCTACACCCTCTTTTACATCCACGG gTCAAAGTTAAATGACATGATCAATGCCATTCCAAAAAGCAAAAAGAATAAACGCTGCCAGTTGCACTCCTTAGAAACACACAAACCAAAGCCTTTGGG GGGAAGCTGGATGGATGTGTGGGAGCTCATGTCTCAGGAGTGCAGGGACGAAGTCGTCCTGATCGACAGCACCTGCCTCCTGGAGACCCTGGAAACATACTTGCGCAAGCACAG GTTCTGTACTGACTGCAAGAACAAGGTACTGAGAGCATACAACATCCTTATAGGGGAGCTAGACTGCGCTAAAGAGAAGGGCTACTGCGCTGCCTTGTACGAGGGACTCCGCTGCTGTCCCCAAGAGCACCACGTCCACGTCTGCTGTGAGACTGACTTTATGGCACATCTACTGGGCCGGGCTGAGCCGGAGTTCTCCGGAGGTTACGA ACGCAGAGAACGACACGCCAAGACCATTGACATTGCACAAGAAGAGGTGCTCACCTGCCTGGGCATCCACCTGTACGAGCGACTGCACAGAATCTGGCAGAAACTGAGGGCAGAGGAGCAGACCTGGCAGATGCTCTTCTGCCTCGGCATTGACGCTTTGCGCAAAAGCTTTGAG ACGGCGGTGGAGAAGGTGCAGGGCTTCAGTCGTCTGGAGCAGCTGTGTGAGGAGCTGTCGGAGGAGGAGAGGGCCAAGGAGCTGAAgcaggagaagaagagacagaagaagaagaacagaCGCAAAAACAAGTGTGGCTTCGACATGTCTGAGCAGGAGGCCGAGGGCAAGAACCTGGCTGAG GGTTCATTAGAGTCTGTGGAGAACGGTGGCTGCAAGGCCTGTGGAAgccgagaggaggaggaggaggggcatgTCAGCTGTGTGGAGGTGGTCGTCACCAGCAACGAGAGCACTACTTCCTGCAGCTGCCCAGACAGCACCGTGCCCATCCTGGGCTCTCCTAAAGTCAAGAAAGGTAATGCTGTCACCACCATCCAACCATCACTCAAGACCAGACACCTGACCCTGG GTCTTTCGCCTCACAGTAATGGGAGTGACTGTGGTTACTCGTCTAGCATGGAAGGCAGCGAGCCTGGCTCACAGGAAGGATGTGACGTCGCCTGCGCTGAGGGTATCTGCAACCACCACGAAGCAG GAGACTACTTGTGTGGTCATCAATGTGCTGAAGACAAGGAGGAGGACTGTATGGACAGCTGTGTGGAATGCTGGGCCAGCTCTGAAGAGAACACCAAGGGCAAGAAGAAGAATAAGAGAAGAAAGAACAATGGCTTGTTATCTTACCATCAG GGTCCAAATGCAGAGGTTTGTGTTATGGAAGAGAACAGGAAAGGGCAAAGCACCGCTGCAACGTCACCCGTGTGCAGAACCAAAGAGACGTGTGCCCAGTTGTGCCTCGACATCTTTTCTAGTATCCCACCGCAGTTACCACGTGCAGAACATCGAAAGAACATCAGCCATTATCTGGAGGAGACCAGTGCCAAGAGTCTCATGGAACTGCTG GACGACTCTGAAGTGACTTCCGATGAAGAGAACTGCCTCACGCAGGACGAGATCCAGTCGTTTGTGGACAACAACAAGTCCTTCTACAACAACCGTGACCAGTACCGACAGCGCCTGAAAGATAAATTCACCAAGTACTGCCACGGAGGTGCAGATTGGtttgctgctgccaccaccagcgTCAATTAA